One segment of Pseudoalteromonas rubra DNA contains the following:
- a CDS encoding hydrolase — translation MLEPSELTFQPAWWMRNRHLQTILPRLFRPNLKANVRYEHLETPDDDFLELAWANNGNQQAPLVVVLHGLEGNINSFYAKGLLRALTTAGLDAVLMHFRNCSRQVNRQARAYHSGETGDLAFLLQTLKQRFVDRPLYAVGFSLGGNVLAKYLGEQGHDSQLDGAAVISAPYHLSSSCQVIRKSCFKLYQKYLLDRMKRSFSRKFEQIEDALQIGRDEIQQIRDLWQFDERITAPLHGFKGAEDYYAKASAQPYLKQITTPTLLIHAADDPMLSTRAIPTQAQISDQVTLAVSPQGGHVGFIAGRNPLRPVFWLEQIVPAYLHSLLNHRV, via the coding sequence ATGTTAGAGCCGTCAGAGTTAACCTTTCAACCCGCCTGGTGGATGCGTAACCGTCACCTGCAAACCATTTTGCCCCGTCTGTTCAGGCCAAACCTGAAAGCCAATGTACGCTACGAGCACCTCGAGACACCCGACGATGACTTTCTAGAGCTGGCCTGGGCGAATAATGGTAATCAACAAGCTCCGCTGGTTGTCGTACTGCACGGACTTGAAGGTAACATCAATAGCTTTTATGCCAAAGGGCTGCTTCGGGCACTGACCACTGCTGGGTTGGACGCCGTACTGATGCACTTTCGTAACTGCTCACGTCAGGTGAACCGTCAGGCCCGGGCCTACCACAGCGGTGAAACCGGCGACCTGGCATTTTTACTGCAAACCTTGAAGCAACGCTTTGTTGATCGTCCCTTGTACGCAGTGGGATTCTCGCTGGGCGGTAATGTGCTGGCCAAATACCTTGGAGAACAAGGTCATGACAGCCAGCTGGATGGGGCTGCGGTGATCTCTGCACCCTACCACTTGTCTTCCTCCTGCCAGGTGATCCGCAAGAGCTGTTTTAAACTGTATCAAAAATACTTGCTTGATCGCATGAAGCGCTCTTTTTCGCGCAAGTTTGAACAAATAGAAGATGCACTTCAGATCGGCCGTGATGAGATTCAGCAGATCCGTGATCTGTGGCAGTTTGATGAGCGGATCACTGCGCCATTACATGGCTTTAAAGGTGCAGAAGATTACTATGCCAAAGCCAGTGCGCAACCCTATCTGAAGCAAATAACCACGCCGACCTTGCTGATCCATGCAGCCGATGATCCCATGCTGTCGACCCGTGCGATCCCAACTCAGGCTCAGATCAGCGATCAGGTTACGCTGGCAGTATCGCCGCAAGGGGGCCATGTCGGCTTTATTGCCGGTCGCAACCCACTCAGGCCTGTTTTCTGGCTTGAGCAAATTGTCCCCGCTTATTTGCATTCACTACTAAATCATCGAGTTTAA
- a CDS encoding YheU family protein — protein MIIPYQQLDPATLSNLIEHYVLREGTDYGDSEISTERKVEQVHAQLKSGEALLVYSELHESVNIVSKAQFQAMQTEDYTYD, from the coding sequence ATGATCATTCCATATCAGCAACTGGATCCAGCCACGCTAAGCAATCTAATTGAGCATTATGTGCTGCGAGAAGGCACCGACTATGGTGACAGTGAAATCAGTACGGAACGTAAAGTCGAGCAGGTTCATGCTCAGCTTAAGTCAGGAGAAGCATTACTGGTTTATTCTGAATTGCATGAGTCTGTCAATATTGTTTCGAAAGCCCAATTCCAGGCGATGCAGACCGAGGATTACACCTACGACTAA
- a CDS encoding dipeptidase has translation MKLPATLCALALSLSNAYASDIKVSERAHRIAQQNLLIDTHIDVPYRIKEHWEDVTKATKGGDFDYPRAVQGGLNAPFMSIYIPANLEFEGKGKSYQLANQLIDGMEALAQRAPDKFAMAYNTKDILRHFREKKISVAMGMENGSPIEGDINNLKHFFDRGVRYITLAHSQSNHISDSSYDIRRKWKGLSPFGKKLVVEMNKIGMLIDVSHISDAAFYQVMELSKVPVIASHSSLRKYTPGFERNMDDDMLKALKKNGGVIQINFGSSFVTASSRSWYDQRNEAEAQATSQGKSKTDFRAAYRAKNPFPYATLEQVLDHIDHVVELIGIDHVGIGSDYDGVGDSLPIGLKDVSTYPNLVQGLLDRNYTEGQIKKILGGNTLRVWRHAEEYAKQF, from the coding sequence ATGAAGTTACCCGCTACACTCTGCGCCCTGGCTTTAAGCTTGTCGAATGCCTACGCCAGCGACATTAAGGTATCTGAGCGCGCCCACCGCATCGCTCAGCAGAACCTCCTGATAGACACACACATCGACGTTCCTTATCGTATCAAGGAGCACTGGGAAGATGTCACTAAGGCCACGAAAGGCGGCGACTTTGATTATCCCCGTGCGGTGCAGGGTGGTCTGAACGCCCCCTTTATGTCGATATATATTCCTGCGAACCTGGAGTTTGAAGGCAAAGGTAAAAGCTACCAACTGGCAAACCAGCTAATAGATGGCATGGAAGCGCTGGCGCAACGCGCACCAGATAAATTTGCCATGGCCTACAATACCAAAGATATCCTTCGTCATTTTCGTGAAAAGAAAATCTCGGTTGCAATGGGCATGGAGAACGGCTCCCCCATTGAAGGTGATATAAATAACCTGAAGCATTTCTTTGATAGAGGTGTACGCTATATCACTCTGGCACACTCACAAAGCAACCATATTTCTGACTCGTCGTACGACATTCGCCGTAAGTGGAAAGGCCTGAGCCCATTTGGTAAAAAGCTTGTCGTGGAAATGAATAAGATTGGTATGCTGATCGATGTCTCGCATATTTCAGATGCCGCCTTCTATCAAGTGATGGAACTGTCTAAAGTACCCGTGATTGCATCACATTCCTCGTTGCGCAAATACACTCCTGGATTTGAGCGTAATATGGATGACGATATGCTCAAAGCCCTGAAAAAGAATGGCGGAGTCATTCAAATTAACTTTGGTTCAAGCTTTGTTACAGCCAGCTCCCGCAGTTGGTACGACCAACGCAATGAAGCAGAAGCGCAAGCAACCAGTCAGGGCAAAAGCAAAACCGATTTCAGAGCAGCATACCGTGCGAAAAACCCATTCCCGTACGCCACTTTGGAGCAAGTACTCGACCACATTGATCATGTCGTAGAACTCATTGGTATCGACCATGTGGGGATTGGCTCCGATTATGACGGTGTTGGTGATTCATTGCCTATCGGATTAAAAGACGTCTCTACTTACCCTAACCTGGTACAGGGTCTGTTGGACCGTAACTACACCGAAGGACAGATCAAGAAAATACTGGGTGGCAATACCCTGCGTGTATGGCGTCATGCAGAAGAGTACGCAAAACAGTTTTAA
- a CDS encoding IS3 family transposase (programmed frameshift): protein MTRKRRTFTQEFKVEAAALVLDKGYSVPEACRSLDIGETALRRWIQQLKQERGGETPQSKALTPEQQKIQELEARIDRLEREKSIPKKGYSSLDVRRDEQYSIVDQLSELEPVELVCETFDVPRSSYYDYKHRVKSNNTDELALRARINELFTLSRNSAGSRTIMAMLADSGIKAGLFKIRRVMKDMQLICKQPGSHSYKKATVERLDIPNRLNREFDVSSPNQVWCGDITYIWTGRKWAYLAVVLDLCTRSVVGWAMSHQPDANLAVKALDRAYEQRGRPSGVLFHSDQGCQYVATKFRQKLWRYRMTQSMSRRGNCWDNAPMERLFRSLKTEWVPSTGYDSFKEAERDMSYYLMNYYNWQRPHSNNEMLAPAVAEEKLYLLSGIS from the exons ATGACCAGAAAACGTCGTACTTTTACACAGGAATTTAAGGTGGAAGCCGCCGCCTTGGTACTCGATAAAGGATATTCAGTGCCCGAAGCATGCCGATCTCTGGATATTGGTGAAACGGCTTTGAGGCGCTGGATCCAGCAGCTGAAGCAAGAGCGTGGTGGTGAAACACCCCAGTCCAAGGCTCTAACGCCTGAGCAGCAGAAAATTCAAGAACTTGAAGCACGAATTGATCGCTTGGAACGTGAAAAGTCCATAC CTAAAAAAGGCTACAGCTCTCTTGATGTCAGACGAGATGAACAATACTCGATAGTAGACCAGTTAAGTGAGCTTGAGCCTGTTGAATTGGTCTGCGAAACCTTTGATGTTCCACGTTCGAGTTATTACGACTATAAACATCGAGTGAAGTCTAACAATACCGATGAACTTGCGTTACGAGCTAGGATAAACGAGTTATTCACATTAAGCCGGAACTCAGCGGGAAGTCGAACAATCATGGCGATGCTGGCTGACTCAGGAATAAAAGCAGGCCTTTTCAAAATCAGGCGCGTTATGAAGGATATGCAGCTCATATGCAAGCAGCCAGGTTCACATAGCTATAAAAAAGCAACCGTTGAACGGCTGGATATACCTAATCGTCTAAACAGGGAATTTGATGTTAGTTCGCCAAATCAAGTGTGGTGCGGTGACATTACCTATATCTGGACCGGAAGAAAGTGGGCCTATCTGGCTGTAGTATTGGATTTATGCACACGCAGTGTAGTGGGCTGGGCTATGTCTCATCAACCAGATGCCAACTTAGCCGTCAAAGCGTTAGACAGAGCCTATGAACAACGAGGTCGGCCATCGGGCGTGTTGTTCCATTCTGATCAGGGCTGTCAGTATGTTGCCACAAAGTTCAGGCAAAAATTATGGCGCTATCGTATGACTCAAAGCATGAGTCGCAGGGGGAATTGTTGGGACAACGCACCAATGGAAAGGCTATTTAGGAGTTTAAAAACAGAGTGGGTTCCGTCAACAGGCTATGATTCCTTCAAAGAAGCTGAAAGAGATATGAGTTACTATTTAATGAACTACTACAACTGGCAAAGGCCGCATAGCAACAACGAAATGCTTGCGCCAGCAGTTGCGGAAGAAAAACTTTATTTACTGTCCGGGATTAGTTGA
- the cysQ gene encoding 3'(2'),5'-bisphosphate nucleotidase CysQ, whose amino-acid sequence MQSFLEPCIALAEQAGQAIMAIYQQDDIGAREKSDHTPVTAADLASNEVLTAGLQALAPDVPIMSEETPIPPLENRQHWQRYWLLDPMDGTGEFILESGDFAVNIALIENNQPVLGVIHWPAKDVTYFATHQGGAFKRIAGRDEPISVAPKSTLTLAVSRRQKIEAVSQYLNSQFDTVALGSCSLKACIVAEGKADCFLRVGPTGEWDTGASQVIVEEAGGCITDAEFNPLTYNQRESTENPDFIVMGHPDWQFQKLINPHQREQ is encoded by the coding sequence ATGCAGTCATTTTTAGAGCCCTGTATTGCGCTTGCTGAACAGGCTGGGCAAGCGATCATGGCCATCTATCAGCAAGACGACATAGGTGCGCGGGAAAAGTCAGATCATACGCCAGTGACGGCTGCCGATTTGGCTTCGAATGAAGTACTGACCGCTGGGCTTCAAGCCCTGGCCCCAGATGTACCGATCATGTCAGAAGAGACACCCATTCCCCCGCTAGAGAATCGACAACACTGGCAACGTTACTGGCTGCTGGACCCTATGGACGGTACCGGAGAGTTCATTCTTGAAAGTGGCGATTTTGCAGTCAACATAGCGCTGATTGAGAACAATCAGCCTGTGCTTGGTGTGATCCATTGGCCGGCAAAAGACGTGACCTATTTTGCTACTCATCAGGGTGGTGCGTTTAAGCGTATTGCTGGACGCGATGAGCCGATTTCTGTTGCCCCGAAAAGCACCCTGACTCTGGCTGTGAGCCGCAGGCAAAAAATTGAGGCTGTAAGTCAGTATTTAAACAGCCAGTTTGATACGGTGGCACTGGGGTCTTGTTCGCTTAAGGCGTGCATCGTGGCTGAAGGAAAGGCTGACTGCTTTTTACGGGTTGGGCCGACCGGTGAATGGGACACGGGGGCATCACAGGTGATTGTTGAAGAAGCTGGAGGCTGTATCACGGATGCTGAATTTAACCCGCTGACATACAATCAAAGAGAAAGTACAGAAAATCCCGATTTCATTGTGATGGGTCATCCCGACTGGCAGTTTCAGAAGCTGATTAATCCGCATCAGAGAGAGCAATAG